One Sulfurimonas crateris genomic window carries:
- a CDS encoding ABC transporter permease gives MKFALKILKDFPAFLWSGWGALASILLFIALWDVGNQVYGDLVLPSPLETFKTLGLMLQDEAVITEIKTTLYRASIGFGISLLLGTALGLLAGFFATASMMSRPIVTILVGMPPIAWIVLAMIWFGMGDETVIFTVIVASFPIIFVGALQGTRTLDGDLKEMAESFHFPWHMRFFDVYFPHIFSYVFPAWVSGLGMAWKIVIMAELLATSDGIGASLAVARSQLDTPTALSIVVIMIASLMFIEYIILEPIKREVELWRD, from the coding sequence ATGAAGTTTGCCCTAAAAATCTTAAAAGACTTCCCCGCCTTTCTTTGGAGCGGATGGGGAGCGCTCGCTTCCATACTACTATTTATTGCACTTTGGGATGTGGGCAATCAGGTTTATGGCGATCTGGTTCTGCCCTCACCGCTTGAGACCTTTAAAACTCTGGGCTTGATGCTTCAAGATGAGGCTGTTATAACAGAGATAAAGACAACGCTTTACCGTGCTTCGATCGGCTTTGGCATCTCACTTCTTTTAGGAACCGCTCTTGGGCTGTTAGCTGGTTTTTTTGCAACGGCTTCGATGATGAGCCGCCCGATAGTAACCATACTTGTGGGTATGCCTCCCATTGCCTGGATAGTTTTGGCGATGATCTGGTTTGGCATGGGGGATGAGACCGTAATATTTACGGTTATCGTCGCCTCTTTTCCTATTATCTTTGTCGGAGCGCTTCAGGGAACACGCACGCTTGATGGCGACTTAAAGGAGATGGCTGAGAGCTTTCATTTTCCGTGGCATATGAGATTTTTTGACGTCTATTTTCCGCATATCTTCTCATACGTTTTTCCGGCATGGGTAAGCGGTCTAGGAATGGCATGGAAGATAGTAATCATGGCAGAGCTTTTAGCTACGAGTGATGGCATCGGAGCATCTTTGGCAGTGGCGAGAAGCCAGCTTGATACTCCTACGGCTCTCTCCATCGTCGTAATTATGATAGCTTCGCTGATGTTTATAGAGTACATAATATTAGAACCGATAAAAAGAGAGGTTGAACTGTGGAGAGATTAG
- the ligA gene encoding NAD-dependent DNA ligase LigA: MNKEQYIKAVELLNLYSYHYYVLDDPMTTDEVYDKLYHEVLEYEERHCEDILANSPTQRVGDIISEGFSKAPHLSRMWSLEDVFDSDGLQKWLTKTYKLDSNISFYCEPKYDGASLNLIYEDGKLSQGITRGDGSVGELITQNVKTIRSIPLTIEHKERIEIRGEVVLYKDEFERINQERAAKGEAVFANPRNAAAGSLRQLDSAITASRNLVFLPYGVGENTLEHKLLSEKMEYIYSLGFKKPPLRATCKDFDEIEAVYEEMNKNRDSYAMMLDGMVIKVNEIAAQIDMGYTVKNPRFSVAYKFPAVEKITTLKEIILQVGRTGAVTPVAIVEPTNIDGVIVERATLHNFDEIDRKDIRINDKVIILRSGDVIPKIIKVLTHERDGSEVEVQRPTNCPVCGSELLDEGVLLKCQNLTCEARVINSIIYFASKPCLNIDGLGNKIVEALFESGLVKSVIDLFDLTLEKLLTLEGFKEKKAQNLLASLEAAKGCDYWRFVNSLGIEHIGEVASKTLSARFGSSFIDASKDELVALEGFGEEMAESVLEFVRVNRETILQLQEILRPLEPKQREEAKENPFKGKSVVLTGSMSESRDVIKEMLEALGAKVVSSVSKKTDFVIYGEDAGSKYDKAVALGVAVLSEQEMREKIEQA; encoded by the coding sequence ATGAACAAAGAGCAATATATAAAAGCAGTAGAGCTTCTTAACCTCTACTCATACCACTACTACGTACTTGATGACCCGATGACTACCGATGAGGTTTATGACAAGCTTTACCATGAGGTTTTGGAGTATGAAGAGCGCCACTGTGAGGATATTCTGGCAAACTCTCCCACGCAAAGAGTAGGAGATATCATCTCGGAGGGATTCTCAAAAGCCCCTCATCTTAGCCGAATGTGGAGTCTTGAGGATGTTTTTGACTCTGACGGACTGCAGAAGTGGCTTACCAAAACATACAAACTAGACAGCAATATCTCATTTTACTGCGAGCCGAAGTATGACGGAGCAAGCCTAAATCTTATCTATGAAGATGGGAAGCTCTCTCAAGGCATTACGCGCGGAGACGGAAGCGTGGGTGAGCTTATAACCCAAAACGTAAAGACCATCCGCTCGATCCCGCTAACCATAGAGCATAAAGAGCGCATAGAGATTCGCGGTGAGGTCGTGCTTTACAAAGATGAGTTTGAGCGCATTAACCAAGAGAGAGCCGCAAAGGGCGAAGCTGTTTTTGCAAACCCTAGAAATGCAGCGGCAGGAAGTCTGAGACAGCTTGATTCTGCTATTACCGCTTCAAGAAATCTTGTTTTTTTGCCTTACGGTGTGGGAGAAAACACTCTGGAGCATAAACTTCTGAGCGAAAAGATGGAGTACATCTACTCTCTTGGCTTTAAAAAACCGCCGCTTCGTGCTACATGTAAAGATTTTGACGAGATAGAAGCGGTATATGAAGAGATGAACAAAAACCGCGACAGTTACGCGATGATGCTTGATGGGATGGTTATAAAAGTAAACGAAATAGCCGCTCAGATAGATATGGGCTATACCGTTAAAAACCCGCGTTTTTCGGTTGCTTACAAGTTTCCTGCCGTTGAGAAGATAACTACTTTAAAAGAGATAATCCTCCAAGTAGGACGCACGGGTGCGGTTACCCCTGTTGCCATCGTCGAGCCGACAAATATTGATGGCGTTATAGTCGAGCGAGCAACACTGCACAATTTTGACGAGATAGATAGAAAAGATATCCGCATAAACGACAAGGTCATCATCCTTAGAAGCGGCGATGTTATACCAAAGATCATAAAAGTTTTAACGCATGAGAGAGACGGAAGCGAAGTTGAGGTTCAAAGACCTACAAATTGCCCCGTTTGCGGCAGCGAACTTTTGGATGAGGGTGTACTTTTAAAGTGTCAAAATCTCACATGTGAGGCAAGAGTTATAAACTCCATCATCTATTTTGCCTCAAAACCGTGCCTAAATATTGACGGCTTGGGCAACAAAATAGTAGAGGCTCTCTTTGAGTCAGGTTTGGTGAAGAGCGTAATCGATTTGTTTGATTTGACTTTGGAGAAGCTCCTAACGCTAGAGGGTTTCAAAGAGAAAAAAGCGCAAAATCTGCTTGCCTCACTTGAAGCTGCCAAAGGGTGTGACTACTGGCGATTTGTAAACTCTTTGGGTATCGAGCATATCGGAGAGGTCGCTTCAAAGACTCTAAGTGCTCGTTTTGGAAGCTCTTTTATTGATGCCTCAAAAGATGAACTGGTAGCGTTAGAGGGTTTTGGTGAGGAGATGGCGGAGTCCGTTTTGGAGTTTGTTCGAGTAAACAGAGAGACTATCTTGCAACTCCAAGAGATTTTGCGTCCTCTTGAACCAAAGCAGAGAGAAGAGGCAAAAGAGAACCCGTTTAAAGGCAAGAGTGTAGTGCTTACTGGGAGTATGAGCGAGTCAAGAGACGTTATAAAAGAGATGTTGGAAGCTCTGGGCGCAAAGGTGGTGAGTTCGGTATCCAAAAAGACCGACTTTGTCATCTACGGCGAAGATGCGGGAAGCAAATATGACAAAGCAGTGGCTCTGGGCGTTGCTGTTCTTAGCGAGCAAGAGATGAGAGAAAAAATTGAGCAGGCTTGA
- a CDS encoding ABC transporter substrate-binding protein, with amino-acid sequence MKSFISTVFTLLLLGSNSLIAGEKLDKIVVSGPFASVSHPILHIIETNALSDVADKVEFKLWKNPDELRAMTIKGDVDFVAIPTNTAAILNNKGVDIRLLNVSVWGILGMISRDNSLKTLKDFKGKKIAVPFRADMPDIVFKQLLKKEGLDPKEDFELLYVASPVDAMQMLIMRRIDHALLAEPAISMALRKTKSFPVSLVAPDLYRSVDLQDEWGKVFDTNGDVPEAGIAVMGHVKDEHVIKRFKEEYAKSLEWYRANPKEAGKLVAKNIDMLSEEGISDSISHIRFKNVSAAEAKRELEFFFNVLKEEEPKSIGGKLPQNSFYYGL; translated from the coding sequence ATGAAAAGTTTTATCTCTACAGTTTTTACACTGCTGCTACTTGGCTCGAACTCACTTATTGCGGGCGAGAAACTGGACAAGATCGTGGTCTCTGGCCCCTTTGCTTCCGTTTCACACCCGATCTTGCATATAATAGAGACAAACGCGCTAAGCGATGTTGCAGACAAGGTAGAGTTCAAACTTTGGAAAAATCCAGACGAACTTCGTGCAATGACTATCAAAGGGGATGTGGACTTTGTAGCCATCCCTACAAACACGGCGGCAATACTCAACAACAAAGGCGTTGATATAAGACTGCTAAATGTTTCCGTTTGGGGGATTTTAGGGATGATAAGCCGCGATAATTCGCTAAAAACCCTTAAAGATTTCAAAGGCAAAAAGATAGCCGTTCCTTTTCGCGCCGATATGCCCGACATAGTATTTAAACAGCTTCTAAAAAAAGAGGGATTAGACCCTAAAGAGGATTTTGAGCTTCTCTATGTAGCTTCTCCAGTTGATGCTATGCAGATGCTTATCATGAGAAGAATAGACCACGCGCTCTTAGCTGAGCCTGCCATCTCAATGGCTCTACGTAAGACAAAATCATTTCCCGTCAGTCTGGTCGCGCCTGACTTGTACAGAAGCGTCGATCTGCAAGATGAGTGGGGTAAAGTATTTGACACAAATGGTGATGTTCCTGAAGCGGGCATTGCCGTTATGGGGCATGTTAAAGATGAGCATGTTATCAAGAGATTTAAAGAAGAGTATGCAAAATCACTTGAGTGGTACAGAGCAAACCCCAAAGAGGCGGGTAAACTGGTTGCAAAAAATATTGATATGTTAAGTGAAGAGGGAATAAGCGACTCTATCTCGCATATTAGGTTTAAAAACGTAAGTGCCGCAGAAGCAAAGAGAGAGTTAGAGTTTTTCTTTAATGTCTTAAAAGAAGAAGAGCCTAAAAGTATCGGCGGCAAACTGCCCCAGAACAGTTTTTACTACGGACTTTAA
- a CDS encoding ABC transporter ATP-binding protein, whose protein sequence is MERLEVKKLNHHFGFSEILKDISFTLNKGEVLSIVGPSGGGKTTLLHLCADLLDVQEGSVTNTFSSSAFAFQEARLLPWKNVIENIALALTAKGEKKESAIKKSQEIALRFGLVEDDFEKFPKDLSGGMKQRVSFARALVVKPSLLFLDEPFSALDIGLKKELQSVLIEMISKKEISILFITHDLMEAIRLSDEMLLLKADPGHIVKKFKFDLIQNQRDDKYVYGKSAEILQDEEIISTFELELK, encoded by the coding sequence GTGGAGAGATTAGAGGTAAAAAAACTAAACCACCATTTTGGTTTTAGTGAGATTTTAAAAGATATAAGCTTCACGCTTAACAAAGGCGAAGTCCTCTCGATAGTCGGTCCTAGCGGCGGCGGTAAAACAACGCTTCTGCATCTATGCGCCGATCTTCTTGATGTTCAGGAGGGAAGTGTTACAAACACCTTCTCAAGCAGTGCGTTCGCTTTTCAGGAAGCGAGGCTTCTGCCGTGGAAAAACGTCATAGAGAATATCGCTCTGGCACTAACCGCTAAAGGAGAGAAAAAAGAGAGTGCCATAAAAAAATCGCAAGAGATAGCGCTTCGCTTCGGTCTTGTTGAGGATGATTTTGAGAAGTTTCCAAAGGATTTAAGCGGCGGAATGAAGCAGAGAGTTAGCTTTGCAAGAGCGCTTGTCGTCAAACCATCTCTGCTCTTTTTGGACGAACCCTTTTCTGCACTTGATATCGGGCTTAAAAAAGAGCTTCAAAGCGTGCTAATTGAGATGATAAGCAAAAAAGAGATAAGTATACTTTTTATAACGCATGATCTGATGGAGGCGATTCGCTTAAGCGATGAGATGCTACTTCTTAAAGCCGATCCGGGGCATATAGTAAAAAAATTCAAGTTTGACCTTATCCAAAACCAGAGAGATGACAAATATGTTTATGGCAAGAGTGCGGAAATACTTCAAGATGAAGAGATTATAAGCACATTTGAACTGGAACTAAAATAA
- a CDS encoding NnrS family protein: MSQEEKPQILHATNHYLYYPDEKDVPAYLAYGFRPVFLLLAPYMIISMLLWGLVWSGAINIPFMDNVLVWHVYEMLFGILTIGALAFLSTGLPELFPGLIPLIGKRLKYVVLLWVAGRISFWLIDVTGVYLTALLNLLMLGWLIWFGRRAVLDKLQRHASLGYTLLALLIIEAWFFASMAGHASTPPIDILKIALGGHVVLILLALRRVNMEAVNELMEDKGIDDVYVSRPPLTNLAAFSVILFSVVEFLYPANSALGWIGLAVGAAILAVTNDYILKDKFILNQPYVIYLSLIFIMLGVGYALMGWAILAQDTHNISHFRHFITSGGIGLSYVMVMMIISWIHTGRHLTSNIYTHSMVAAVVVATLMRGSIPFFENYSDELYLYSSLIWTLPFIIYIKLFFRFLTAPRADGVKG; this comes from the coding sequence ATGAGCCAAGAAGAAAAACCGCAGATACTTCACGCGACAAACCACTATCTCTACTATCCTGACGAAAAAGATGTACCTGCATACTTGGCGTATGGATTTAGACCCGTATTTCTACTTCTTGCTCCATATATGATAATCTCCATGCTTCTTTGGGGGCTTGTCTGGAGTGGAGCCATAAACATACCCTTTATGGACAATGTTTTAGTATGGCACGTTTACGAGATGCTCTTTGGAATACTTACCATCGGAGCACTGGCGTTTTTAAGCACAGGACTTCCCGAACTTTTTCCGGGGCTTATTCCCCTTATCGGCAAGAGATTAAAGTATGTGGTTCTATTATGGGTGGCGGGTCGCATAAGCTTCTGGCTTATCGATGTTACGGGAGTCTATTTGACTGCTCTCTTAAACCTCTTAATGCTTGGCTGGCTTATCTGGTTTGGAAGAAGAGCGGTTCTGGACAAGCTCCAAAGACACGCCTCTCTTGGCTATACGCTATTGGCACTTTTAATCATTGAGGCTTGGTTCTTTGCATCTATGGCAGGTCACGCTTCCACTCCGCCGATAGATATACTCAAAATAGCTCTCGGGGGACATGTTGTGCTGATACTTCTGGCACTTAGACGTGTCAATATGGAGGCAGTAAATGAGCTGATGGAGGATAAGGGAATAGATGACGTATATGTTTCACGTCCTCCGCTAACAAACCTCGCCGCCTTTAGTGTCATCCTTTTTAGCGTTGTAGAGTTTTTATACCCTGCCAACTCCGCTTTAGGATGGATCGGGCTCGCCGTGGGAGCTGCTATTTTAGCGGTAACGAACGACTATATTTTAAAAGACAAGTTTATTCTAAATCAGCCTTATGTAATATATTTAAGTTTGATTTTTATTATGCTTGGAGTGGGTTATGCGCTTATGGGATGGGCTATTTTAGCCCAAGATACGCATAATATAAGCCACTTTAGACACTTTATAACAAGTGGCGGGATTGGTCTCTCTTATGTTATGGTCATGATGATCATCAGCTGGATACATACGGGACGTCACCTAACGTCAAATATATATACGCACTCTATGGTCGCGGCAGTAGTTGTGGCAACTCTTATGAGAGGCTCTATACCGTTTTTTGAGAACTATTCGGATGAGCTCTATCTTTACTCATCGCTTATATGGACGCTTCCGTTTATAATCTATATAAAGCTCTTTTTTAGATTTTTAACAGCTCCTCGGGCTGATGGGGTAAAGGGCTGA
- a CDS encoding EAL domain-containing protein, which produces MSVPNQTRRNTLILTSIVLGVAWAVVYLFLNYQISSSIEKQFQRVAASAKNLFEVNLEHDKIELELRLDKLIASKGLAKAVSSKDHESIASIVLPLYNELKLIQNSVNILTFRTNEGITLFRAHKPQYFGDKLNKNRTLMTDTNTMQRSFSGFEVGNLEMTYRITKPIFYNDVYVGNVELGISPENFLKNLNSIFEADIGVAVNSSLMNVLINKDGIAIGENYILIKGSENLKKHLEHEHNEDAELYKIDMSIPLNNHLSKTLGHLVIGFDMSGVAKKDREFMQHLFFMIVVIMLILGAIHHIGFSKMLEYFSKQVYTDHLTTLLNRHALNDNLLSLENKVLILSNIKEFSLINEIYGVDVGNEILIRVAEAFDEFAKKYNFDAYRISSDEFVLLKKEDNFEGDEYCKIIEELHNKLSSLKIFVVGVDEAISIEIYSGMAFNDKHPLEDAQMAIKKAKKQSLPYLMYSQKVDTKEYSQNVMRVKRCVKYALEHKNVIPFFQPITDRDGVVIKYEALARIVEFDGGEKKILPPCEFLDISMNSGLYIQIAKEMLVQSLSFFAKRSEKISINFLPNDFFNTSMMDTLMEQIKEFDSPRRVVVEITEQEGVENFKMLRKVVEKLREMGVQIAIDDFGSGYANYAHILEIKPDYLKIDGSLIQNILTDSDSQILVKSIIRFAQELNITTVAEFVENEKIFELLKEYGVDEFQGYYFGRPVDLCSIISPLPHQPEELLKI; this is translated from the coding sequence ATGAGTGTCCCTAATCAGACAAGACGCAATACACTGATATTAACTTCAATTGTACTTGGAGTGGCATGGGCCGTCGTTTATCTTTTTTTAAACTATCAGATAAGCAGTTCAATTGAGAAGCAGTTTCAACGGGTTGCGGCGTCTGCTAAAAACCTATTTGAGGTCAATCTTGAGCATGACAAGATAGAGCTTGAACTAAGACTTGATAAACTTATAGCTTCAAAAGGTCTGGCAAAAGCAGTTTCAAGCAAAGATCATGAAAGCATAGCTTCGATAGTCTTGCCACTTTATAACGAGCTAAAACTTATTCAAAACTCCGTTAATATACTTACATTTCGCACAAATGAGGGCATAACTCTATTTAGAGCGCACAAACCTCAGTATTTTGGTGATAAGTTAAATAAGAATAGAACTCTTATGACAGATACGAACACTATGCAGCGCTCATTCAGCGGTTTTGAAGTAGGCAATCTTGAGATGACATACCGTATAACAAAGCCTATCTTCTACAATGATGTTTATGTCGGAAATGTAGAGCTTGGAATATCTCCAGAGAATTTCTTAAAAAATCTAAACTCCATTTTTGAAGCCGATATCGGTGTTGCAGTAAACAGCTCTTTGATGAATGTTCTCATAAACAAAGACGGCATAGCGATAGGTGAGAACTACATACTTATAAAGGGTAGTGAAAATCTAAAAAAACACCTAGAACATGAGCATAACGAGGATGCAGAGCTCTACAAAATAGATATGAGCATTCCTCTAAATAACCACCTGTCTAAAACACTCGGCCATCTGGTCATTGGATTTGATATGTCTGGAGTCGCAAAAAAAGATAGAGAGTTTATGCAACATCTATTTTTTATGATCGTTGTTATTATGCTTATTTTGGGAGCCATCCATCATATTGGCTTTAGCAAGATGCTTGAGTACTTCTCCAAGCAGGTCTATACCGACCATCTGACAACTCTTTTAAACAGGCATGCGCTCAATGACAATCTGCTATCTTTAGAAAATAAGGTGCTTATCCTCAGCAACATAAAAGAGTTCAGCCTTATTAACGAAATATACGGCGTTGATGTAGGTAACGAGATACTTATCAGAGTTGCAGAAGCATTTGATGAGTTTGCCAAAAAATATAACTTTGATGCATATAGGATCTCTTCGGATGAGTTTGTACTTTTAAAAAAAGAGGATAACTTTGAGGGTGATGAGTATTGTAAAATTATTGAAGAGCTTCATAATAAACTTAGCTCTCTTAAAATATTTGTGGTAGGAGTTGATGAGGCTATTAGCATTGAGATATATTCCGGTATGGCGTTTAATGACAAACATCCGCTTGAAGATGCTCAGATGGCTATTAAAAAGGCTAAAAAGCAGTCATTGCCTTATCTGATGTACTCACAGAAGGTCGATACAAAAGAGTATTCACAAAATGTTATGAGAGTGAAGCGGTGTGTAAAATATGCACTGGAGCATAAAAATGTTATCCCGTTTTTTCAGCCTATAACAGACAGAGACGGAGTAGTTATAAAGTATGAAGCTTTGGCTAGAATAGTGGAGTTTGACGGCGGTGAGAAAAAGATATTGCCACCGTGTGAGTTTTTGGATATTTCGATGAACAGCGGTCTTTACATACAGATAGCAAAAGAGATGCTGGTGCAGAGTCTTTCGTTTTTTGCCAAGCGAAGCGAGAAGATCTCAATAAACTTTCTGCCAAACGACTTTTTCAATACCTCGATGATGGATACATTGATGGAGCAGATCAAAGAGTTTGACTCTCCGCGCAGAGTAGTTGTAGAGATAACTGAACAAGAGGGTGTAGAGAACTTCAAGATGCTCAGAAAAGTTGTTGAAAAGCTGCGTGAGATGGGTGTACAGATTGCCATAGACGATTTTGGAAGCGGTTATGCAAACTATGCGCATATTCTGGAGATAAAGCCAGATTATCTAAAGATCGACGGCTCTTTGATACAAAATATATTGACAGACAGCGACTCTCAAATCTTGGTAAAGAGTATAATCCGCTTCGCACAGGAGTTAAATATAACTACCGTTGCGGAGTTTGTCGAGAACGAGAAGATATTTGAACTTCTAAAAGAGTACGGCGTAGACGAGTTTCAGGGGTACTACTTTGGGCGTCCTGTAGATCTATGCTCTATAATCAGCCCTTTACCCCATCAGCCCGAGGAGCTGTTAAAAATCTAA
- the tlyA gene encoding 23S rRNA (cytidine-2'-O)-methyltransferase TlyA — protein MSRLDNYLVENSLCESRNKAQTLIKEGFVSVNGEQIIKASHKLKESDKVSVKEHKEYVSRAAFKLSAFLEELSLDVNGMIALDIGSSTGGFTQVLLEGGAKEVTAVDVGREQLHASLKNDERVHSYEGCDIREFESEKEFDIVVSDVAFISLLYILDAVDRLAKDKIILLFKPQFEVGREAKRDRNGVVTDEKVILQAMIKFEDACRLKGWKLVLKSPSKLTGKEGNLEYCYFFEKENRA, from the coding sequence TTGAGCAGGCTTGATAACTACCTTGTAGAAAACTCTCTGTGCGAGAGCAGAAACAAAGCGCAGACACTCATAAAAGAGGGATTTGTAAGCGTAAACGGTGAGCAGATCATCAAGGCATCGCATAAACTAAAAGAGAGCGACAAAGTGAGCGTAAAAGAGCATAAAGAGTATGTCTCCCGCGCGGCTTTTAAACTGAGCGCTTTTTTGGAGGAGCTCTCTCTTGACGTAAATGGGATGATAGCACTTGACATCGGCTCATCAACAGGCGGTTTCACTCAGGTATTGCTAGAGGGCGGCGCAAAAGAAGTCACTGCCGTAGATGTAGGACGTGAACAACTACACGCAAGTCTAAAAAACGATGAGAGAGTCCACTCATACGAGGGTTGCGACATAAGAGAGTTTGAGAGTGAGAAAGAGTTTGACATAGTGGTAAGTGATGTCGCTTTTATCTCTCTGCTTTACATCTTGGATGCCGTCGATAGACTAGCCAAAGATAAGATCATCCTGCTTTTCAAACCGCAGTTTGAAGTTGGGCGTGAGGCAAAGAGAGACAGAAACGGTGTCGTTACTGATGAGAAGGTAATTTTGCAGGCGATGATAAAGTTTGAGGATGCCTGCAGACTCAAAGGGTGGAAGTTGGTTCTGAAATCGCCTTCAAAACTCACTGGCAAAGAGGGCAATTTGGAGTATTGTTACTTTTTTGAGAAAGAAAACAGAGCATGA
- a CDS encoding transporter, with protein MKNLFIKSLLIAPVLISADVIPAINSKGGALVLPEGKLKMTMTHINFDRNSMFDGTSEVQNRENLDATANITMVALSYGLSNKTTISTIIPYKNIEATARLGVNEVAIDNKGLGDIVLAARHVLVPMSDAGYQLSFDAAVKLPTGATNGSFKTAPAIANDVNTPMPTQMGTGEFEYMLGLGTTKMLDESWEMDAHAMYTHRPKAHNDYDFGDEIALNLSTTKAVTSKLNIGVEYNVKYNTKTDMGEDTNAPLRSMLPFKAFSGTAAYVTPQVEFLPFGKPKVHIGVGLSFLAHYDLKEYQPLEKERFIVRLGYMF; from the coding sequence ATGAAAAATCTATTTATAAAATCACTTTTAATAGCCCCTGTACTTATAAGTGCGGATGTAATACCTGCCATTAACTCAAAAGGCGGCGCCTTGGTTCTGCCTGAGGGAAAGCTAAAGATGACGATGACGCATATAAATTTTGATAGAAACAGTATGTTTGATGGAACAAGTGAGGTTCAAAACAGAGAGAATCTTGACGCGACGGCAAACATTACCATGGTCGCTTTAAGCTACGGTCTCTCAAATAAAACGACCATAAGCACTATCATTCCTTACAAAAATATCGAAGCTACGGCAAGGCTTGGCGTAAATGAAGTCGCCATAGATAACAAAGGCTTGGGTGACATAGTTTTAGCAGCAAGACATGTTTTAGTTCCCATGAGCGATGCAGGGTATCAGCTCTCTTTTGATGCAGCCGTAAAACTCCCGACAGGTGCTACAAACGGCTCATTTAAAACAGCACCTGCAATTGCAAATGACGTAAACACTCCTATGCCTACACAGATGGGAACGGGAGAGTTTGAGTATATGCTCGGGCTTGGAACTACAAAGATGCTAGATGAGAGCTGGGAAATGGATGCGCACGCTATGTACACGCACAGACCAAAAGCGCACAACGACTACGATTTCGGCGATGAGATCGCTCTGAACCTCTCAACAACAAAAGCTGTTACAAGCAAACTAAATATCGGTGTTGAGTATAATGTTAAGTACAATACAAAGACGGACATGGGAGAGGACACAAATGCACCGCTTCGCTCTATGCTTCCGTTTAAAGCTTTTAGCGGAACGGCAGCTTATGTGACACCTCAAGTAGAGTTTTTACCCTTTGGCAAACCAAAAGTTCATATAGGAGTAGGTCTCTCATTTTTGGCACATTATGACCTGAAAGAGTATCAGCCCCTTGAAAAAGAGAGATTTATAGTTAGACTTGGTTATATGTTTTGA